Proteins from a genomic interval of Medicago truncatula cultivar Jemalong A17 chromosome 3, MtrunA17r5.0-ANR, whole genome shotgun sequence:
- the LOC25489739 gene encoding pentatricopeptide repeat-containing protein At1g43980, mitochondrial — MYPFFKHTQYLHSTLSHCSTLLDHCLSHKSSNFLNIVHAHFLKLGLNSYTYLGNRCIDLYTEFGNINDALKVFDDISYKNSTSWNICLKGLFKSGQVGKACYMFDEMPVRDVVSWNTMISGYASCGFSSHALGVFVEMQGAGVRPSGFTFSILTSLVSSSCRAKEVHGMMIRSGMELSNVVIGNSLIAMYGKFDLVDYCFGVILSMKQLDFISWNSLIWACHRAGRQELALEQFCCMKAAELLPDEFTCSTLMSVCSNLRDLEKGKQVFAFCFKVGFVYNSIVSSAAIDLFSKCNRLEDAVRLFEEQEQWDSALCNSMISCYARHDLGEDALQLFMPTLRKNIRPTKYTVSCLLSSVSIFLPVEVGNQIHALVHKFGFESDSVVTNSLVDMYAKFGFIDNALNIFNEIKTKDLVSWNTIMMGLSYNGKVCVTMDLFEELRREGMPPDRITLAAVLLACNYGNLVDEGIKIFSQMEMEFGVKPEEEHYSYVVEMLCRAGNLKEAVDIVEKMPYKTTTDIWRSILSACAVSGDLQDIEVVATKIMERAPQISLPYLVLAQVYQMSGRWESAVRVRKAMENRGSKEFIGCSWVGIKNHVYTFESNQLQHYGGKDIYLLLNLLVWEMETECGV; from the coding sequence ATGTACCCATTTTTCAAGCACACACAGTATCTTCACTCGACACTTTCTCATTGTTCTACTCTCCTAGATCACTGTTTATCTCATAAATCTTCAAACTTTCTCAATATCGTTCATGCCCACTTTCTCAAATTGGGTCTTAATTCATATACCTATCTGGGTAATCGCTGTATCGATCTTTATACTGAGTTCGGCAACATTAATGATGCATTGAAGGTGTTTGATGATATTTCTTACAAGAACTCAACGTCCTGGAACATTTGCTTAAAAGGGTTGTTTAAAAGTGGTCAAGTTGGTAAGGCATGTTacatgtttgatgaaatgcctgTTAGAGATGTTGTTAGTTGGAACACAATGATTTCGGGTTATGCTTCTTGTGGATTTTCTAGTCATGCCTTGGGGGTTTTTGTTGAAATGCAAGGTGCTGGTGTGAGACCAAGTGGGTTTACTTTTTCCATTTTGACATCGCTTGTGTCGAGTTCTTGTCGTGCTAAGGAGGTTCATGGTATGATGATTAGAAGTGGGATGGAATTGTCTAATGTGGTGATTGGAAATTCGTTGATAGCTATGTATGGGAAGTTTGATCTTGTTGATTATTGTTTTGGCGTGATTTTGAGTATGAAGCAGCTTGATTTTATATCTTGGAACTCTTTGATATGGGCTTGTCATAGAGCCGGGCGACAAGAGCTTGCTCTTGAGCAGTTTTGTTGCATGAAAGCTGCGGAGTTGTTGCCTGATGAGTTTACGTGTTCAACATTGATGAGTGTTTGTTCCAACTTGCGAGATTTGGAGAAGGGTAAGCAAGTTTTTGCCTTTTGTTTTAAGGTGGGATTTGTTTATAATAGCATTGTATCAAGTGCTGCTATTGACCTCTTTTCCAAATGCAACAGATTGGAGGATGCTGTGCGGCTCTTTGAAGAACAAGAGCAATGGGATTCAGCTCTATGCAATTCGATGATTTCATGCTATGCTAGACATGATTTGGGGGAAGACGCTCTGCAGCTCTTTATGCCAACCTTGAGGAAGAATATCAGACCAACGAAATACACGGTTAGCTGTCTTCTGAGTTCTGTTTCCATTTTCTTGCCAGTAGAAGTGGGAAATCAAATCCATGCCTTGGTTCATAAATTTGGTTTTGAGTCCGATTCAGTTGTTACCAATTCACTTGTTGATATGTATGCTAAATTTGGATTTATTGATAATGCATTGAATATCTtcaatgaaataaaaacaaaagatttgGTATCATGGAATACTATAATGATGGGACTGTCTTACAATGGCAAAGTGTGTGTGACCATGGACCTCTTTGAGGAATTGAGAAGAGAAGGAATGCCACCTGATCGAATAACGTTGGCTGCAGTTCTACTAGCATGCAACTATGGGAACTTGGTTGATGAaggaattaaaatattttcccaaATGGAGATGGAATTTGGAGTAAAACCAGAGGAAGAACATTATTCATATGTTGTGGAGATGTTATGTAGAGCTGGTAACCTCAAAGAAGCCGTTGACATTGTGGAAAAGATGCCGTATAAAACTACCACGGACATTTGGAGGTCAATTCTTTCTGCTTGTGCAGTGTCTGGAGACTTGCAAGATATTGAAGTAGTTGCgacaaaaataatggagagggCACCACAAATATCCTTACCTTACTTGGTGTTGGCTCAGGTATATCAGATGAGTGGCAGATGGGAGAGCGCGGTTCGAGTGAGGAAGGCTATGGAAAATAGAGGTAGTAAAGAGTTCATAGGATGCAGTTGGGTTGGCATAAAAAACCATGTATATACTTTTGAATCAAATCAATTACAGCATTATGGTGGCAAAGATATTTATCTGCTGCTGAATTTGCTGGTATGGGAGATGGAGACAGAATGTGGTGTCTAA
- the LOC25489740 gene encoding 2-oxoisovalerate dehydrogenase subunit alpha 1, mitochondrial: MASLLLRRSKTLLVPNHQHLQSKLASLLLGSGSTFINRHSSSQPFVASSSRYESTKAQAQLDLQHVIHDDHHDQFIDFPGGKVGFTSEMRFISDASHKRVPCYRVLDEDGEPMKHTNHVQVSKEMAVRMYSEMVTLQTMDSIFYEVQRQGRISFYLTSMGEEAVNIASAAALSSDDIILPQYREPGVLLWRGFTLQQFAHQLFGNTNDFGKGRQMPIHYGSNNHNYFTVSSPIATQLPQAVGAAYSLKMDGKSACAVTFCGDGGTSEGDFHAGMNFAAVMEAPVIFICRNNGWAISTPVEEQFRSDGIVVKGQAYGIWSIRVDGNDALAVYSAVHTAREIAIKEQRPVLIEALSYRVGHHSTSDDSTKYRPIDEIEYWKMERNPVNRFKKWVERNGWWSDKDELELRSSVRKQLMQAIQVAEKAQKPPLEDMFTDVYDKLSSNLEEQERELRKVIEKHPKDYPSDVPL, translated from the exons ATGGCATCCTTGTTATTGAGAAGGTCTAAGACCTTATTAGTTCCTAATCACCAGCACCTTCAAAGTAAGCTAGCTAGCTTGTTACTAGGATCAGGATCAACATTCATCAACCGCCACTCTTCTTCTCAGCCATTTGTTGCATCATCATCGCGTTATGAATCCACAAAAGCCCAGGCACAGTTGGATTTGCAGCATGTCATCCACGATGACCATCATGATCAG TTCATCGATTTTCCTGGAGGGAAAGTTGGATTCACTTCTGAAATGAGATTCATTTCAGATGCTTCTCACAAAAGGGTTCCTTGTTATCGAGTCCTTGATGAAGATGGTGAGCCCATGAAACACACCAATCATGTTCAG GTTAGCAAAGAAATGGCTGTGAGGATGTATTCTGAGATGGTCACTCTTCAAACTATGGACAGCATATTCTATGAGGTACAGAGACAAGGAAGAATTTCCTTCTACCTCACTTCAATGGGAGAAGAAGCAGTTAACATTGCATCAGCAGCTGCACTTTCTTCTGATGATATTATCTTGCCTCAG TACCGTGAGCCTGGAGTTCTGCTATGGCGCGGTTTCACTCTGCAACAATTTGCTCATCAATTATTTGGAAACACAAATGATTTTGGTAAAGGAAGACAAATGCCTATACACTACGGCTCTAACAACCACAATTACTTCACAGTCTCATCCCCTATTGC AACACAACTTCCTCAAGCTGTAGGCGCTGCTTATTCGCTTAAAATGGACGGAAAAAGTGCTTGTGCAGTAACTTTTTGTGGGGATGGAGGTACTAGTGAG GGAGATTTCCATGCTGGTATGAATTTTGCAGCAGTAATGGAGGCAccagttatttttatttgtcgTAACAATGGATGGGCCATCAGTACCCCTGTCGAAGAACAATTTCGAA GTGATGGTATTGTGGTGAAAGGTCAAGCTTATGGAATATGGAGTATTCGAGTAGATGGAAATGATGCACTTGCTGTTTATAGTGCAGTTCATACTGCACGTGAAATTGCTATAAAAGAACAAAGACCAGTCTTAATCGAG GCTCTTAGTTATAGAGTAGGACACCACTCTACATCTGACGATTCAACGAAGTACAGACCAATTGATGAGATCGAATATTGGAAGATGGAAAGAAATCCTGTGAATAGATTCAAAAAGTGGGTTGAAAGAAATGGTTGGTGGAGTGACAAGGATGAATTGGAGCTTAGAAGCAGTGTCAGGAAGCAG TTAATGCAGGCTATTCAAGTGGCAGAGAAAGCACAAAAACCTCCACTTGAGGACATGTTTACTGATGTCTATGACAAACTTTCATCAAACCTTGAGGAACAAGAAAGAGAACTTAGAAAAGTCATTGAGAAGCATCCCAAAGATTACCCTTCTGATGTTCCTCTGTAG
- the LOC25489741 gene encoding inactive protein kinase SELMODRAFT_444075 yields MDSPPSPSCIIVACDATRDRNEHDIKLVIDHVHAKDIILSSGDRLLVLCILHKVSHPMGYQTLACPESFAGTNFRAMEEEVRKKVHVYANELLSCLEDFEIQGVTIDIQVTAGFPIRQIILQEVKNYNASWIVLDRYLRRDMRFHLNKIPCNVALVKDDLSVDIWRSQNAHDKIAETKPVYSLSKFVSLSDCHSMQDIEQSIISCKSYPNSLASSDSSGTIKSYSMHSYATSSLHSRSSSKHEKSGYPFCIQFAQTDESEVNLKLSVYIRFGVICISIKGEHRHLMTSQIGQKQNQCVFLPKSSGAPILCVGCGIRTELSIKESNRFSYSEIQLATNDFSKDNLIGEGGYGHVYKGVLKDGQQIAAKVRKEESAQGFSEFHSEVYVLSFARHKNIVMLLGYCCKENKNILIYEYICNKSLHWHLFENSEAVLDWSQRYGIALGIAKGLRFLHEECRGGPIIHRDMRPSNILLTHDFVPMVIK; encoded by the exons ATGGACAGTCCTCCTTCTCCTTCTTGCATCATTGTTGCTTGTGATGCCACAAGGGACCGCAATGAGCACGATATTAAGCTCGTCATCGATCATGTTCATGCCAAGGATATCATTCTCTCTTCCGGTGACAGGTTGCTTGTGCTATGCATCTTGCATAAGGTGTCCCACCCTA TGGGATACCAGACATTAGCATGTCCCGAGTCTTTTGCTGGCACCAACTTTCGTGCAATGGAGGAAGAAGTCAGAAAAAAAGTGCATGTATATGCAAATGAGCTTTTATCATGTCTTGAAGATTTTGAAATCCAAGGG GTTACCATTGACATTCAAGTCACCGCAGGTTTTCCAATTAGACAGATTATCTTACAAGAGGTTAAAAACTATAATGCATCTTGGATTGTACTTGATAG ATACCTTCGGCGCGACATGAGATTCCACCTTAACAAGATACCATGTAATGTAGCATTGGTTAAAGATGACTTGTCTGTGGATATATGGAGATCTCAAAATGCACATGACAAAATTGCAGAAACAAAACCTGTGTATTCTTTGTCCAAGTTTGTATCATTATCAGATTGTCATAGCATGCAAGACATTGAGCAGTCTATCATCTCTTGTAAAAGTTATCCAAATTCCTTAGCTTCTTCTGATAGCTCTGGTACTATTAAGAGCTATTCAATGCATTCATATGCCACCAGTTCATTACATTCTAGGTCTTCTTCTAAGCATGAAAAATCAG GTTATCCCTTTTGCATCCAGTTTGCACAAACTGATGAGAGCGAAGTGAACCTAAAACTTAGTGTCTACATACGATTTGGAGTAATTT GTATAAGCATCAAAGGAGAACATAGACATCTCATGACTTCTCAAATTGGCCAAAAGCAAAATCAATGTGTGTTTCTACCAAAATCTTCAGGTGCACCAATTCTATGTGTTGGTTGTGGAATAAGGACAGAGTTATCTATCAAGGAGTCAAATAGGTTCAGCTATTCTGAAATACAGCTTGCAACAAATGATTTTTCAAAGGATAACTTAATAGGTGAAGGTGGATATGGTCATGTATATAAGGGTGTTCTTAAAGATGGACAACAAATAGCTGCAAAAGTAAGGAAAGAAGAAAGTGCACAAGGGTTTTCTGAATTTCATTCTGAGGTTTATGTCTTGAGTTTTGCTAGACACAAGAATATAGTGATGCTGTTGGGGTATTGttgcaaagaaaataaaaatattctcaTATATGAATATATTTGCAATAAGTCTCTTCATTGGCATTTATTTG aAAATAGTGAAGCAGTTCTTGATTGGTCTCAAAGATATGGTATTGCACTTGGGATTGCAAAGGGATTGCGTTTTCTACATGAGGAATGTCGAGGTGGTCCTATTATTCATAGGGATATGAGACCAAGCAATATACTTCTCACTCATGATTTTGTTCCCATGGTAATAAAGTAG
- the LOC25489743 gene encoding LOW QUALITY PROTEIN: probable cyclic nucleotide-gated ion channel 16 (The sequence of the model RefSeq protein was modified relative to this genomic sequence to represent the inferred CDS: substituted 1 base at 1 genomic stop codon) yields MNKLIKEDXERTKTKILHPRSPFVAKWNVTFLYACLFALFLDPLYFYIPITGDKACMETDLVLGLLVTFSRTVADLFFLFHIILKFRTAFNSPTSFVYGRKELITDPGQIARRYIKHDFIIDLLATLPLPQVIIWVVIPATKNSNAAHVNHTLSLIVLIQFIPRCFQIFPLQRRILKTSGLIAKTALAGALYNLGFYMLASHVLGATWYVSSIQRQYECWRIMCKKEMNRTHSPSCDPSFLDCSTLVNNERQVWFRRTRVLTACDAFQDKNHFQFGMFADAFTDHVSSSRFFQKYFYCLWWGLKNLSSYGQNLKTSTYSGETLFSSFICIAGLILFAHLIGNMQNYLQSTTARLEEWRLKQKDTEEWMNHRQLPPELQERVRRFVQYKWLATRGVDEEAILKSLPVDLRRQIQRHLCLDIVRRVPFFGQMDDQLLDAICERLVSSLNTKGSYIVREGDPVKEMLFIIRGSIDSSTTDGGRSGFFNSITLKPGDFCGEELLTWALMPASSLNLPSSTRTVKTLSEVEAFALRAEDLKFVSSQFKRLHSKKLQHAFRYYSHQWRAWGASFIQAAWRRHRKRQLAMELLEKENLYYENVMELEDYEESGGGESSMGLEEDNASHGFGATFLASKFAANTKKGAVKKVTMIPDSSSLKMPKMFKPTMPDFSTFHED; encoded by the exons ATGAACAAATTGATAAAGGAGGATTAGGAGAGAACTAAAACAA AAATACTCCATCCACGTTCACCATTTGTGGCAAAATGGAACGTAACATTCCTCTATGCTTGTCTCTTTGCTTTGTTTTTAGACCCTCTTTATTTCTATATTCCTATTACAGGAGACAAAGCGTGCATGGAAACAGATTTGGTTCTTGGTTTGTTAGTCACGTTCTCGCGAACCGTCGCAGATCTCTTCTTCTTGTTTCACATAATTCTTAAGTTCAGAACTGCCTTCAATTCTCCTACCTCTTTCGTTTATGGTCGCAAAGAACTTATCACTGATCCGGGTCAGATCGCCCGCCGATATATCAAGCATGATTTCATTATTGATCTTCTTGCCACCCTTCCTTTGCCTCAGGTTA TCATTTGGGTTGTGATTCCAGCTACAAAGAACTCAAATGCAGCTCATGTAAACCACACATTGTCCCTAATAGTTCTCATTCAGTTCATTCCTAGATGTTTTCAGATTTTTCCTTTACAACGTCGAATCTTAAAGACTAGCGGCCTTATAGCCAAAACTGCTTTAGCAGGGGCATTGTACAATCTTGGTTTCTACATGCTGGCCAGCCAT GTTTTAGGAGCAACATGGTATGTGTCATCTATTCAAAGACAATATGAGTGTTGGAGAATAATGTGCAAGAAGGAAATGAACAGAACACATTCTCCTTCTTGTGATCCTTCTTTTCTTGATTGTAGCACACTTGTTAATAATGAACGTCAAGTTTGGTTCAGACGCACTAGAGTCCTCACAGCTTGTGATGCATTCCAGGATAAAAATCACTTTCAGTTTGGAATGTTTGCTGATGCTTTTACTGATCACGTCTCTTCCTCAAGATtcttccaaaaatatttttattgcctCTGGTGGGGTTTGAAAAATCTAAG TTCATATGGACAAAATCTTAAGACTAGCACTTACAGTGGTGAAACATTATTTTCAAGTTTTATATGTATAGCAGGTCTTATACTGTTTGCACATCTCATTGGTAACATGCAG aattatCTGCAATCTACAACTGCAAGACTTGAAGAGTGGAGACTTAAACAAAAAGATACAGAAGAATGGATGAATCATCGCCAACTTCCACCAGAACTACAAGAACGTGTTCGTCGCTTTGTTCAGTACAAATGGCTTGCTACTAGAGGTGTTGACGAAGAAGCCATTTTGAAATCCTTGCCTGTTGATCTTCGCCGCCAGATTCAGAGGCATCTCTGTCTTGACATTGTTCGCCGG GTACCATTTTTCGGCCAAATGGATGATCAGCTTCTAGATGCTATATGCGAACGTTTAGTATCATCATTGAACACAAAAGGCTCATACATAGTTAGAGAAGGTGATCCAGTGAAAGAGATGCTTTTTATCATCAGAGGAAGTATAGACAGTTCTACAACAGATGGTGGTAGATCAGGATTCTTCAATTCAATCACACTAAAACCAGGTGATTTTTGTGGTGAAGAATTGCTAACATGGGCTTTAATGCCAGCATCTAGTCTAAACCTTCCATCATCTACAAGAACTGTTAAGACACTAAGTGAAGTAGAAGCATTTGCACTTAGAGCAGAAGATCTCAAATTTGTGTCAAGCCAGTTTAAGCGTCTTCATAGCAAGAAACTGCAACATGCTTTCAGATACTACTCTCATCAGTGGAGAGCTTGGGGGGCATCTTTTATACAAGCTGCGTGGCGGCGTCATAGGAAGAGACAATTGGCAATGGAGTTGTTAGAGAAAGAGAATTTGTATTATGAAAATGTGATGGAGCTAGAGGATTATGAAGAGAGTGGTGGAGGAGAGAGTTCTATGGGATTGGAGGAGGATAATGCTAGTCATGGTTTTGGTGCTACATTTTTGGCTTCAAAATTTGCTGCAAACACTAAGAAAGGAGCAGTTAAAAAGGTGACAATGATCCCTGATAGTAGCAGTTTAAAGATGCCCAAGATGTTTAAGCCAACTATGCCTGATTTCTCAACATTTCATGaagattaa
- the LOC25489742 gene encoding ribosome biogenesis protein NSA2 homolog, producing MPQNEYMERHRREHGRRFDHEERIRKKEARKAHKHSKQAQQAIGIKGKQIAKKNYAEKAQMKRTLAMHDESTSRRKADDNVQEGAVPAYLLDRENTTRAKILSNTIKQKRKEKAGKWDVPLPKVRPVAEDEMFKVVRTGKRKTKQWKRMVTKATFVGPGFTRKPPKYERFIRPTGLRFTKAHVTHPELKCTFNLEIIGVKKNPNGPMYTSLGVITRGSIIEVNVSELGLVTPAGKVVWGKYAQVTNNPENDGCINAVLLV from the exons ATG CCGCAAAATGAGTATATGGAGCGTCACCGAAGAGAGCATGGTCGCCGTTTCGATCACGAAGAAAGAATTCGCAAGAAAGAGGCTCGTAAAGCTCACAAGCACTCTAAACAGGCCCAGCAG GCTATTGGTATTAAGGGTAAGCAGATTGCCAAGAAAAATTATGCCGAAAAAGCGCAGATGAAGAGGac TTTGGCCATGCATGATGAGTCAACATCTAGGCGCAAGGCTGATGATAATGTTCAGGAGGGAGCTGTTCCTGCATACCTTCTGGATCGTGAGAACACAACACGAGCAAAG ATTCTCAGCAATACCATTAAGCAAAAGAGGAAGGAGAAGGCTGGGAAATGGGATGTTCCTCTACCTAAG GTACGTCCTGTGGCTGAAGATGAAATGTTCAAAGTGGTCCGCACTGGTAAAAGAAAGA CCAAGCAATGGAAGAGGATGGTTACCAAAGCTACATTCGTTGGGCCTGGTTTTACCAGAAAACCTCCAAAGTATGAGCGGTTCATTCGTCCTACTGGATTGAGGTTCACTAAAGCTCATGTCACTCATCCAGAACTTAAATGCACATTCAATCTAGAAATtattggagtgaagaaaaacCCTAATGGCCCTATGTACACCTCTCTTGGTGTCATTACCAGGGGATCTATAATTGAG GTGAATGTTAGCGAACTTGGTCTGGTTACACCTGCAGGAAAAGTTGTGTGGG GTAAATATGCCCAGGTTACAAACAACCCAGAAAATGATGGCTGTATTAATGCTGTTTTACTTGTTTAA